In the Colius striatus isolate bColStr4 chromosome W, bColStr4.1.hap1, whole genome shotgun sequence genome, one interval contains:
- the LOC133628531 gene encoding ATP synthase F(0) complex subunit C1, mitochondrial-like, producing MQAPVAFLGSPALFWWCSRALARPASVSVFSRPDIQAVQAVGVSHPQLTRHGFQTSTMFRDIDTAAKFIGAGAATVGVAGSGAGIGTVFGSLIIGYARNPSLKQQLFSYAILGFALSEAMGLFCLMVAFLILFAM from the exons ATGCAGGCTCCTGTGGCTTTCCTCGGCTCTCCAGCTCTG TTCTGGTGGTGTTCCAGGGCTCTGGCCAGACCAGCTTCAGTATCTGTTTTCAGCAGGCCTGATATTCAGGCTGTACAG GCAGTTGGCGTGTCCCATCCACAGCTGACCCGCCATGGGTTCCAGACCAGCACCATGTTCAGGGACATCGACACGGCCGCCAAGTTCATTGGTGCTGGAGCTGCCACAGTTGGAGTGGCTGGTTCAGGAGCAGGTATTGGGACAGTATTTGGCAGCTTGATCATTGGCTATGCCAG GAATCCATCTCTcaagcagcagctcttctcctATGCCATCCTGGGCTTTGCCCTGTCTGAGGCCATGGGTCTCTTCTGTTTGATGGTGGCATTCCTCATCCTCTTTGCCATGTGA